One Mycobacterium marseillense DNA window includes the following coding sequences:
- a CDS encoding ATP-binding protein, with protein MVTSPSNLPRTVGELRAAGHRERGVKQEIRENLLTALADGPDSAAIWPGILGFDDTVLPQLERALIAGHDFVLLGERGQGKTRLLRALVGLLDEWTPVIAGAELGEHPFSPITPESIRKAATLGDDLPVEWKHRSERYTEKLATPDTSVADLVGDIDPIKVAEGRSLGDPETIAYGLIPRAHRGIVAVNELPDLAERIQVSMLNVMEERDIQVRGYTLRLPLDVLVVASANPEDYTNRGRIITPLKDRFGAEIRTHYPQELDAEVGVIAQEAHLSAQVPDYLMQIIARFARYLRESNSVDQRSGVSARFAIAAAETVAAAARHRGAILGETDPVARVVDLGTVIDVLRGKLEFESGEEGREQAVLEHLLRRATADTASRVLGGIDVGSLVSAVEGGSAVTTGERVSAKDVLAAVPSLPVVEKIADKLAARSEGERAAALELALEALYLAKRIDKVSEEGQTVYG; from the coding sequence GTGGTGACGTCACCGAGCAACCTGCCCCGCACCGTCGGCGAACTGCGTGCCGCCGGTCACCGTGAACGGGGAGTCAAGCAGGAAATCCGCGAAAATCTGCTGACCGCATTGGCCGACGGGCCGGACAGCGCAGCCATCTGGCCCGGCATTCTGGGATTCGACGACACCGTCTTGCCCCAGCTCGAGCGGGCGTTGATCGCGGGACACGACTTCGTCCTGCTCGGCGAACGCGGCCAGGGCAAGACCCGGCTGCTGCGCGCGCTGGTCGGCTTGCTCGACGAGTGGACGCCGGTGATCGCCGGCGCCGAACTGGGTGAGCACCCTTTTTCGCCGATCACGCCGGAGTCGATCCGCAAGGCCGCCACCCTGGGCGACGACCTGCCGGTGGAGTGGAAGCATCGCAGCGAGCGCTACACCGAAAAGCTCGCCACGCCCGATACCAGCGTCGCCGACCTGGTGGGCGACATCGACCCGATCAAGGTCGCCGAGGGTCGCAGCCTGGGGGATCCCGAGACCATCGCCTACGGGCTGATTCCGCGCGCGCACCGCGGCATCGTCGCGGTCAACGAACTTCCCGACCTCGCCGAGCGCATCCAGGTGTCGATGCTCAACGTGATGGAGGAGCGCGACATCCAGGTCCGCGGTTACACGCTGCGCCTGCCGCTGGACGTGTTGGTGGTCGCCAGCGCCAACCCGGAGGACTACACCAACCGCGGACGCATCATCACCCCGCTCAAGGACCGCTTCGGCGCCGAGATCAGGACGCACTATCCGCAGGAGCTGGACGCCGAGGTCGGGGTTATCGCGCAGGAGGCACACCTGTCGGCGCAGGTGCCCGACTACCTCATGCAAATCATCGCGCGCTTCGCCCGCTACCTTCGGGAGTCCAATTCCGTCGACCAGCGCTCGGGGGTGTCGGCGCGCTTCGCCATCGCGGCCGCCGAGACCGTCGCGGCCGCCGCCCGCCATCGCGGCGCGATCCTGGGGGAGACGGACCCGGTGGCCCGGGTGGTCGATCTGGGCACCGTGATCGACGTCCTGCGCGGCAAGCTGGAATTCGAGTCCGGCGAGGAAGGCCGCGAACAGGCGGTGCTCGAACACCTGCTGCGCCGGGCGACCGCGGACACGGCGTCGCGGGTGCTGGGCGGCATCGATGTGGGTTCGCTGGTGTCCGCGGTCGAGGGCGGTTCCGCGGTGACGACGGGCGAGCGGGTGTCGGCCAAAGACGTGCTGGCCGCGGTGCCGAGCCTGCCGGTGGTGGAAAAGATCGCGGACAAGCTCGCCGCGCGCTCGGAGGGTGAGCGCGCCGCCGCGCTGGAACTGGCGCTCGAGGCCTTGTATCTGGCCAAGCGCATCGACAAGGTGTCCGAGGAGGGGCAAACCGTCTATGGCTGA
- a CDS encoding DUF5336 domain-containing protein, producing the protein MTYSPGSPGYPPAQPGGTYAGATPSFAKEDDGKSKLPLYLNIAVVVLGFVAYLLNFGPTFTISADLGPGIGGRAGDAGTAVVVALLAALLAGLSLLPKAKNYVGVVAVIAVLGALLAITETINLPAGFAIGWAMWPLVAAVVLQAIAAVVVVLLDSGVITAPTPRPKYDPYSQYGQYGQYGQYGQQPYYGQPGGQQHGGQQGYGSQYGGYGASGAPTQGGAPTGGFGAQPSPQTGPQPSAQHQGSSTPPTGFPSFSPPPNVGGGSDAGSPSGYSEQSGGQSFGQEQQSPSSPSGPAPA; encoded by the coding sequence ATGACCTACTCTCCCGGTAGCCCCGGATACCCACCGGCGCAGCCCGGCGGCACCTACGCAGGCGCCACACCCTCGTTCGCCAAAGAAGACGACGGCAAGAGCAAGCTTCCGCTGTACCTGAACATCGCGGTGGTGGTGCTCGGCTTCGTGGCCTACCTGTTGAACTTCGGGCCCACGTTCACGATTAGCGCCGACCTCGGACCGGGCATCGGCGGTCGCGCCGGCGACGCCGGGACCGCGGTCGTGGTTGCCCTGCTGGCCGCGCTGCTCGCCGGGCTGAGCCTGCTGCCGAAAGCCAAGAACTACGTGGGCGTTGTCGCGGTCATCGCGGTACTGGGCGCGCTGCTGGCCATCACCGAGACGATCAACCTGCCCGCCGGCTTCGCGATCGGCTGGGCGATGTGGCCCCTGGTGGCGGCCGTCGTGCTGCAGGCGATCGCCGCGGTCGTCGTCGTGTTGCTGGATTCCGGCGTGATCACGGCGCCGACGCCGCGCCCCAAGTACGACCCCTACTCCCAGTACGGCCAGTACGGGCAATACGGGCAGTACGGCCAACAGCCCTACTACGGTCAGCCCGGCGGCCAGCAGCATGGCGGCCAGCAAGGTTACGGATCGCAGTACGGCGGCTATGGGGCCAGCGGGGCACCGACCCAGGGCGGCGCTCCGACCGGCGGTTTCGGCGCCCAGCCCTCGCCGCAGACGGGGCCGCAGCCGTCCGCGCAGCACCAGGGCTCGTCGACGCCGCCCACGGGCTTCCCCAGCTTCAGCCCGCCGCCCAACGTCGGCGGCGGATCGGATGCCGGTTCACCCAGCGGCTACTCCGAGCAGTCCGGCGGTCAATCCTTCGGCCAGGAGCAGCAGTCGCCGTCCTCACCCTCTGGGCCAGCGCCCGCCTAA
- a CDS encoding vWA domain-containing protein → MADSDRDDPLRPASPRLRSSRGHSSRYSAYTGGPDPLAPPVDLREALEQIGQDVMAGTSPRRALSELLRRGTKNMPGADRLAAEANRRRRELLRRNNLDGTLQEIKKLLDEAVLAERKELARALDDDARFGELQLDALPASPAKAVQELSEYNWRSGEARQKYDQIKDLLGREMLDQRFSGMKQALEGATDEDRQRVNDMLNDLNDLLDKHSRGEDTQEDFENFMDSHGEFFPENPRNVDELLDSLAKRAAAAQRFRNSLSAEQRAELDALAQQAFGSPALMESLSRLDAHLQAARPGEDWGGSEQFSGDNPFGMGEGTQALSDIAELEQLAEQLSQSYPGATMDDVDLEALARQLGDDAAVDARTLAELERALVNQGFLDRGSDGQWRLSPKAMRRLGETALRDVAQQLSGRRGERDHRCAGAAGELTGATRPWQFGDTEPWNISRTLTNAVLRQAGTATLDGPDARLKISVDDVEVSETETRTQSAVALLVDTSFSMVMENRWLPMKQTALALNHLVCTRFRSDALQIIAFGRYARTVTAAELTGLEGVYEQGTNLHHALALAGRHLRRHPNAQPVVLVVTDGEPTAHLEDFDGDGTTVFFDYPPHPRTIAHTVRGFDEMARLGAQITIFRLGSDPGLARFIDQVARRVEGRVVVPDLDGLGAAVVGDYLRSRRRR, encoded by the coding sequence ATGGCTGATTCTGATCGTGACGACCCGCTGCGCCCGGCTTCGCCGCGCTTGCGATCGTCACGAGGGCACTCTTCGCGGTACTCGGCGTACACCGGCGGGCCCGACCCGCTGGCACCGCCGGTGGATCTGCGCGAGGCGCTCGAACAGATCGGCCAGGACGTCATGGCCGGCACCTCGCCGCGTCGCGCGCTCTCCGAGCTGCTGCGCCGCGGCACCAAGAACATGCCCGGCGCGGACCGGTTGGCGGCCGAGGCCAACCGGCGCCGACGAGAGTTGTTGCGGCGCAACAACTTGGACGGCACCCTGCAGGAAATCAAGAAACTGCTCGACGAGGCGGTGCTGGCCGAACGCAAGGAGCTGGCCCGCGCCCTCGACGACGACGCCCGCTTCGGCGAACTCCAACTGGACGCGCTGCCGGCGTCGCCGGCCAAGGCCGTCCAGGAACTCTCCGAGTACAACTGGCGCAGCGGCGAGGCCCGCCAAAAGTACGACCAGATCAAGGATCTGCTCGGCCGCGAGATGCTGGACCAGCGCTTCTCGGGCATGAAGCAGGCGCTCGAGGGCGCCACCGACGAGGACCGCCAGCGCGTCAACGACATGCTGAACGACCTCAACGACCTGCTGGACAAGCACTCCCGCGGCGAGGACACCCAGGAAGACTTCGAAAACTTCATGGACTCCCACGGCGAGTTCTTCCCGGAGAACCCGCGCAACGTCGACGAGTTGCTGGACTCGCTGGCCAAGCGGGCCGCCGCCGCGCAGCGCTTCCGAAACAGCCTGAGCGCCGAGCAGCGCGCGGAGTTGGACGCCTTGGCGCAGCAGGCATTCGGCTCCCCGGCCCTGATGGAGTCGCTGAGTCGGCTCGATGCGCACCTGCAGGCTGCGCGGCCGGGCGAGGACTGGGGCGGATCCGAACAGTTCTCCGGCGACAACCCGTTCGGCATGGGGGAGGGCACCCAGGCGCTGTCCGACATCGCCGAACTCGAACAACTGGCCGAACAGCTCTCGCAAAGCTATCCCGGCGCCACCATGGATGACGTCGACCTCGAGGCGCTCGCGCGCCAGCTTGGCGACGACGCGGCGGTCGATGCCCGCACGCTCGCCGAATTGGAACGCGCGTTGGTCAACCAGGGCTTCTTGGACCGCGGTTCCGACGGCCAGTGGCGGCTGTCGCCGAAAGCGATGCGCAGGCTCGGCGAGACGGCCCTACGCGATGTGGCACAACAACTTTCCGGGCGGCGCGGTGAGCGTGATCATAGGTGCGCCGGGGCGGCCGGCGAGCTCACCGGCGCCACCCGGCCCTGGCAGTTCGGTGACACCGAACCGTGGAACATCTCCCGCACGCTCACCAATGCCGTTTTGCGGCAGGCGGGCACGGCCACCCTCGATGGGCCGGACGCGCGGTTGAAGATCTCCGTCGACGACGTCGAGGTCTCCGAGACCGAGACCCGTACGCAATCCGCGGTCGCGCTGCTGGTCGATACGTCGTTTTCCATGGTGATGGAAAACCGCTGGCTGCCCATGAAGCAGACGGCGCTGGCGCTCAACCACCTGGTGTGCACGCGTTTCCGCTCGGATGCCTTGCAGATCATCGCCTTTGGCCGATACGCCCGGACGGTCACCGCCGCCGAGCTCACCGGCCTGGAAGGCGTCTACGAGCAGGGCACCAACCTGCATCACGCGCTGGCGTTGGCAGGCCGTCATCTGCGCCGCCACCCCAACGCCCAGCCCGTCGTGCTGGTGGTGACCGACGGTGAGCCGACCGCGCACCTGGAGGACTTCGACGGTGACGGCACGACCGTCTTCTTCGACTACCCGCCACACCCGCGGACCATCGCCCACACCGTGCGCGGCTTCGACGAAATGGCGCGCCTCGGTGCGCAAATCACGATTTTCCGGCTGGGCAGCGATCCCGGTCTGGCGCGGTTCATCGACCAGGTCGCCCGGCGCGTCGAGGGACGCGTCGTGGTGCCCGATCTCGACGGGCTGGGAGCGGCGGTCGTCGGTGACTACCTACGATCCCGCCGCCGTCGATAG
- a CDS encoding DUF6350 family protein — MTRLEDNRAAGARQARDLVRVAFAPAVVALVIIAAVTLIQLLIANSDMTGALGAIASMWLGVHQVPISIGGRELGVMPLLPALLMVWAAARTTARATSPHSSWLVVRWVVASALGGPLLMTAIALAVIHDASSVITELQTPSALRAFLSVLVVHAAGAGIGVWSRVGPRALAASSLPYWLGDSLRAASAGLLALLGLSGFVTAGSLVVHWATMQELYGITDSIFGEFSLTLLSMLYAPNVIVGTAAVAVGSSAHIGFATFSSFTVFGGDIPALPVLAAVPRPPLGPVWVALLIIGASSGVAVGQQCARRALPPAAAVVKLLVASVAGALVMSLLAFAGSGQLGNFGHVGVDQGALLVGVFFWFMVIGGITVVMSGGIRPRPRRLRTKPAPAAPAEEPADFADVFDDRAAEEDLFEPPEADFGEDATESAGVDGDPGEGEPPAAERDTGADEPGPAAAEGETEPPGADRHPEQ; from the coding sequence GTGACACGGCTAGAGGACAACCGGGCAGCCGGCGCTCGCCAGGCGCGTGACCTTGTCAGGGTCGCCTTCGCGCCGGCCGTGGTGGCGTTGGTCATCATCGCCGCGGTCACGCTGATCCAGCTGCTGATCGCCAACAGCGACATGACTGGCGCCCTGGGCGCCATCGCCAGCATGTGGCTCGGCGTGCACCAGGTGCCGATCTCCATCGGTGGCCGCGAACTCGGTGTGATGCCGCTGCTGCCGGCGCTGCTCATGGTCTGGGCCGCCGCGCGCACCACGGCGCGGGCCACCTCGCCCCACTCGTCGTGGCTGGTCGTTCGCTGGGTGGTCGCCTCGGCGCTGGGCGGCCCGTTGCTGATGACCGCGATCGCCCTGGCGGTCATCCACGATGCCTCGTCGGTGATCACCGAGCTGCAAACACCCAGCGCCCTGCGGGCGTTCCTCAGCGTGCTCGTAGTCCACGCCGCCGGCGCGGGGATCGGTGTGTGGTCCCGGGTGGGCCCGCGCGCGCTGGCGGCGTCGTCGCTGCCCTATTGGCTGGGCGATTCGCTGCGCGCCGCATCCGCCGGCCTGCTGGCATTGCTCGGCCTCTCCGGGTTCGTGACGGCTGGGTCGCTGGTCGTGCACTGGGCGACCATGCAGGAGCTCTACGGCATCACCGATTCGATCTTCGGCGAGTTCAGCCTCACGCTGCTGTCAATGCTGTACGCGCCCAACGTGATTGTGGGCACCGCGGCGGTCGCCGTCGGATCCAGCGCTCATATCGGATTCGCGACGTTCAGCTCGTTCACCGTGTTCGGCGGCGATATCCCCGCCCTGCCGGTGTTGGCCGCGGTCCCCAGGCCGCCGCTGGGGCCGGTATGGGTGGCGCTGCTCATCATCGGTGCGTCGTCGGGCGTGGCGGTCGGACAACAGTGCGCCCGGCGTGCGCTGCCGCCGGCCGCCGCGGTGGTCAAGCTGCTCGTCGCCTCGGTCGCCGGGGCTTTGGTGATGTCGCTGCTCGCATTCGCCGGAAGCGGCCAGCTGGGTAACTTCGGCCATGTCGGCGTGGATCAGGGCGCGTTGCTGGTCGGTGTCTTCTTCTGGTTCATGGTGATCGGCGGGATCACCGTGGTGATGAGCGGGGGGATCAGGCCTCGGCCCCGACGGCTGCGCACGAAACCCGCGCCCGCCGCACCCGCGGAGGAGCCGGCCGATTTCGCCGATGTCTTCGACGACCGGGCGGCCGAGGAGGACCTTTTCGAGCCTCCCGAGGCTGACTTCGGGGAAGATGCGACGGAGTCTGCCGGGGTCGACGGCGATCCTGGGGAGGGTGAGCCCCCCGCGGCCGAGCGCGATACCGGGGCGGACGAGCCGGGGCCTGCCGCGGCGGAGGGCGAGACGGAACCCCCCGGGGCCGACCGCCATCCGGAGCAATAG
- the purN gene encoding phosphoribosylglycinamide formyltransferase, with protein sequence MVEALHVPPNASARVVVLASGTGSLLNSLIAAAVADYPARIVAVGADRDCLATEIAAAASLPTFTVRLGDHADRDAWDAAITEATAAHSPDLVVSAGFMKILGPQFLSRFYGRVINTHPALLPAFPGAHGVADALAYGVKITGCTVHLVDAGTDTGPILAQQSVPVLDGDNEETLHERIKVTERTLLADVVAAIATGGLTLVGRKATIG encoded by the coding sequence GTGGTCGAAGCCCTCCATGTGCCCCCCAACGCCTCGGCGCGGGTAGTGGTACTGGCCTCGGGCACCGGATCGCTGCTGAACTCCCTGATCGCCGCCGCCGTCGCGGACTATCCGGCCCGGATCGTCGCCGTCGGCGCCGACCGCGACTGCCTGGCCACCGAGATCGCCGCCGCCGCGTCCCTGCCCACCTTCACCGTCCGGCTTGGCGATCACGCCGACCGCGACGCCTGGGACGCCGCGATCACCGAGGCCACGGCCGCCCACTCGCCCGATCTGGTGGTGTCCGCGGGGTTCATGAAAATCCTTGGACCGCAATTTCTTTCACGGTTCTACGGGCGTGTCATCAACACCCATCCGGCGCTGCTGCCGGCGTTCCCGGGTGCGCATGGGGTGGCCGACGCGTTGGCCTACGGTGTGAAAATCACAGGCTGTACGGTGCACCTGGTGGACGCCGGGACGGACACCGGGCCGATCTTGGCCCAGCAATCCGTTCCGGTGCTCGACGGCGACAACGAAGAGACTTTGCATGAACGCATCAAGGTCACCGAACGCACGCTGCTCGCGGACGTCGTGGCCGCGATCGCAACCGGCGGGCTGACCCTGGTCGGGAGAAAAGCGACGATCGGATGA
- a CDS encoding LGFP repeat-containing protein gives MAKYQSLDDKARKDLGAPKDNQQTNPDGGTYQQFDGGVIVNKTQAYVVWGLIRDKWNELGGSQGKLGYPTSDEVDTPDGMKKSTFEHGTITWKPGDAQAVVSYS, from the coding sequence TTGGCCAAGTACCAGTCCCTCGACGATAAGGCGCGCAAGGACTTAGGGGCCCCGAAGGATAATCAGCAAACGAATCCCGATGGTGGCACCTACCAGCAATTCGATGGTGGCGTCATCGTCAACAAGACGCAGGCCTACGTGGTGTGGGGCTTGATCCGCGACAAGTGGAATGAACTCGGCGGCTCGCAGGGCAAGCTCGGTTATCCGACCAGTGACGAGGTCGACACCCCCGATGGCATGAAGAAGTCGACTTTCGAGCACGGCACCATCACGTGGAAGCCGGGTGACGCTCAGGCCGTCGTCAGCTACAGCTAG
- a CDS encoding aldo/keto reductase codes for MSKVPTIELNDGVEIPQLGFGVFQIKPDQTASAVKTALDIGYRHIDTAEMYGNEREVRQGIRDAGLDRGEVFITSKLNNGYHKPDDARRAFDQTLKALDSDYVDLFLIHWPLPTLYDGDFVSTWKVFEEFARDGRARSIGVSNFQVAHLKRLADETDTVPSVNQIEVHPYFGNDEVRAYGREHGIATEAWAPIAQGKVLDDPVINRVAASRDRTPAQVVLRWHIQRGDIVFPKSVTPARVKSNFELFDFELDDSDMDAISALNQGEAGRNGPNPDTFDYVPR; via the coding sequence GTGAGCAAGGTTCCCACGATCGAACTCAATGACGGTGTCGAAATCCCGCAGCTCGGTTTCGGGGTGTTCCAGATCAAGCCCGACCAGACGGCCTCGGCCGTCAAGACGGCGCTCGACATCGGATACCGGCACATCGACACCGCCGAGATGTACGGGAACGAAAGGGAAGTCCGCCAAGGCATCCGCGACGCCGGCCTGGACCGCGGCGAGGTCTTCATCACCAGCAAGCTCAACAACGGCTATCACAAGCCCGATGACGCGCGCCGCGCGTTCGACCAGACGCTCAAGGCGCTCGATTCGGACTACGTCGACCTGTTTCTCATCCACTGGCCGCTACCCACGCTCTACGACGGCGACTTCGTCTCGACGTGGAAGGTCTTCGAAGAGTTCGCGCGGGACGGGCGCGCACGCAGCATCGGCGTCTCGAATTTCCAAGTCGCACATCTGAAAAGGCTCGCCGACGAAACCGACACCGTCCCGTCGGTCAACCAGATCGAGGTGCATCCGTACTTCGGCAACGACGAGGTAAGGGCGTACGGACGCGAGCACGGCATCGCCACCGAGGCGTGGGCGCCCATCGCCCAGGGCAAGGTGCTCGATGATCCGGTGATCAACCGCGTCGCCGCGTCCCGCGACAGAACGCCCGCGCAGGTGGTGTTGCGCTGGCACATTCAGCGTGGCGACATCGTCTTCCCCAAATCGGTGACACCGGCACGCGTCAAATCCAACTTCGAGCTGTTCGACTTCGAACTGGACGATTCCGACATGGACGCGATCTCAGCGCTGAATCAGGGTGAGGCGGGACGCAACGGACCCAACCCTGACACCTTCGACTACGTGCCCCGCTGA
- a CDS encoding DUF1707 domain-containing protein: protein MSNSTQRDAEDTRDQPSRAADTDRIQTAQLLAYAAEQGRLQLNDYEDRLTRAYAATTYEELDRLRADLPGSPISPRRGGKPNPAPSTLLLALMSGFERRGRWNVPKKLTTFTLWGSGVVDLRYADFTSTEVDIHAMSIMGVQNILLPPEVNVEVHGRGVMGNFDRAVHGQGTPGAPTVHIRGFSLWGGVGIARKARRPRGG, encoded by the coding sequence ATGAGCAACTCAACGCAACGTGATGCGGAGGACACGCGCGACCAGCCGTCGCGCGCGGCCGATACCGATCGCATACAGACTGCGCAGTTGCTGGCGTATGCGGCCGAGCAGGGCCGCCTGCAGCTCAACGACTACGAAGACCGTTTGACCAGGGCCTATGCCGCAACGACGTATGAAGAACTGGACCGGTTGAGGGCCGATCTGCCCGGATCTCCGATCAGCCCGCGCCGCGGCGGCAAACCCAACCCGGCGCCGTCGACGCTGCTGCTGGCGTTGATGAGCGGCTTCGAGCGGCGCGGCCGCTGGAACGTGCCGAAGAAGCTGACCACCTTCACCCTGTGGGGCAGCGGAGTGGTCGATTTGCGCTACGCCGACTTCACCTCGACCGAGGTCGACATCCACGCGATGTCGATTATGGGTGTGCAGAACATTTTGCTGCCGCCCGAAGTCAACGTCGAGGTGCACGGCCGCGGCGTGATGGGAAACTTCGACCGCGCCGTCCACGGCCAGGGCACTCCCGGGGCACCGACGGTCCACATTCGCGGCTTCTCGCTGTGGGGCGGTGTCGGGATCGCCCGCAAAGCCCGCAGGCCACGCGGCGGGTAG
- a CDS encoding LLM class F420-dependent oxidoreductase produces the protein MDYGLVLFTSDRGISPATAAKLADDHGFQTFYVPEHTHIPIKREAAHPTTGDASLPDDRYMRTLDPWVSLGAACAVTSRVRLSTAVALPVEHDPITLAKSIATLDHLSGGRVSLGVGFGWNTDELADHNVPPGRRRTMLREYLEAMRALWTEEEAEYDGEFVKFGPSWAWPKPVQSHIPVLVGAAGTEKNFKWIARSADGWITTPRDFDIDEPIKLLQDTWAAAGRDGAPQIVALDFKPVPEKLAKWSELGVTEVLFGLPDKPEAEVAAYVERLAGKLAALV, from the coding sequence ATGGATTACGGGCTTGTGCTTTTTACCAGCGACCGCGGTATCTCTCCGGCAACGGCCGCGAAGCTTGCCGATGACCACGGCTTTCAAACCTTCTACGTGCCAGAACACACTCATATCCCCATCAAGCGGGAGGCCGCGCACCCGACCACCGGCGACGCGTCCCTGCCCGACGACCGCTACATGCGCACGCTGGACCCGTGGGTGAGCCTGGGCGCGGCCTGCGCCGTCACGTCACGGGTGCGGCTGTCGACCGCGGTGGCGCTGCCGGTCGAACACGACCCGATCACGCTGGCGAAAAGCATTGCCACCCTTGATCATCTCTCGGGCGGACGGGTCAGCCTGGGTGTTGGATTCGGTTGGAACACCGACGAACTCGCCGACCACAACGTGCCCCCCGGGCGCCGGCGCACGATGCTGCGCGAGTACCTCGAAGCGATGCGGGCGCTGTGGACCGAGGAAGAAGCCGAGTACGACGGCGAATTCGTGAAGTTCGGCCCCAGCTGGGCCTGGCCCAAGCCGGTGCAGTCGCACATTCCGGTGCTGGTGGGGGCCGCGGGCACCGAAAAGAACTTCAAGTGGATCGCGCGCAGCGCCGACGGCTGGATCACCACGCCGCGCGACTTCGACATCGACGAACCGATCAAGCTGCTGCAGGACACCTGGGCAGCCGCCGGCCGCGACGGCGCCCCGCAGATCGTGGCGCTGGACTTCAAGCCCGTCCCCGAGAAGCTCGCCAAATGGAGCGAGCTGGGCGTGACCGAGGTGCTGTTCGGGCTGCCGGACAAACCCGAGGCCGAGGTTGCCGCCTACGTCGAGCGGCTCGCCGGCAAACTAGCGGCTCTCGTCTAG
- the purH gene encoding bifunctional phosphoribosylaminoimidazolecarboxamide formyltransferase/IMP cyclohydrolase — protein sequence MSTDDWRENAKRPIRRALISVYDKTGLIDLAQGLTAAGVEIVSTGSTAKNIAEKGIPVTRVEELTGFPEVLDGRVKTLHPRVHAGLLADLRKPEHAEALEQLGIAAFELVVVNLYPFSETVDSGASIDECVEQIDIGGPSMVRAAAKNHPSVAVITDPQGYDGVLAAVRQGGFTLAERKRLAAQAFQHTAEYDIAVASWMESTLAPEHPPTAFPKWLGRSWRRSAMLRYGENPHQQAALYSDPSAWPGLAQAEQLHGKEMSYNNFTDADAAWRAAFDHEETCVAIIKHANPCGIAISSTSVADAHRKAHECDPLSAFGGVIAANTEVSVEMAEYVSTIFTEVIIAPAYEPAALDVLTRKKNIRVLVASEPLTGGTELRPVSGGLLVQQRDELDAHGDNPANWTLATGEPADPETLADLAFAWRVCRAVKSNAIVIAGGGATIGVGMGQVNRVDAARLAVERGGDRVRGAVAASDAFFPFPDGLETLTGAGVKAIVHPGGSVRDDEVTAAAANAGITLYLTGARHFAH from the coding sequence ATGAGCACCGACGACTGGCGGGAGAACGCCAAAAGGCCGATCCGCCGCGCCTTGATCAGCGTGTACGACAAGACCGGGCTCATCGACCTGGCCCAGGGGCTGACCGCGGCGGGCGTGGAGATCGTCTCGACGGGATCCACCGCGAAGAACATTGCCGAAAAAGGCATTCCGGTGACCCGGGTCGAAGAGCTGACCGGTTTCCCCGAAGTGCTCGACGGCCGGGTCAAGACCTTGCACCCCCGCGTGCACGCGGGCCTGCTGGCCGATCTCCGCAAACCCGAGCATGCCGAGGCGCTCGAACAGCTCGGCATCGCGGCCTTCGAACTCGTCGTCGTCAACCTGTACCCGTTCAGCGAGACCGTCGACTCCGGAGCGAGCATCGACGAATGCGTCGAACAGATCGACATCGGTGGACCGTCGATGGTGCGCGCCGCCGCGAAGAACCATCCCAGCGTCGCGGTCATCACCGACCCCCAGGGCTATGACGGCGTGCTGGCCGCGGTCCGGCAAGGCGGATTTACGCTCGCCGAGCGCAAAAGGCTGGCGGCGCAGGCGTTTCAGCACACCGCCGAATACGACATTGCGGTGGCGAGCTGGATGGAGTCGACGCTGGCCCCCGAACATCCACCGACCGCCTTCCCGAAGTGGCTGGGCCGCAGCTGGCGCCGCTCGGCGATGTTGCGCTACGGCGAGAATCCGCACCAGCAGGCTGCGCTCTACAGCGACCCCAGCGCGTGGCCGGGGCTGGCGCAGGCCGAGCAGCTGCACGGAAAAGAGATGTCCTACAACAACTTCACCGACGCGGACGCGGCGTGGCGGGCCGCCTTCGACCACGAAGAGACATGCGTGGCAATCATCAAGCACGCCAACCCATGTGGGATCGCGATTTCGTCGACATCGGTTGCGGACGCGCATCGCAAGGCCCACGAATGCGATCCGCTGAGCGCATTCGGCGGAGTCATCGCGGCCAACACCGAAGTCAGCGTTGAGATGGCCGAATACGTCAGCACGATCTTCACCGAAGTCATCATCGCGCCCGCCTACGAGCCGGCCGCCCTGGACGTCCTGACGCGCAAGAAGAACATCCGGGTGCTGGTGGCCTCCGAGCCGCTCACCGGCGGCACCGAACTGCGGCCCGTCAGCGGCGGGCTGTTGGTGCAGCAACGCGACGAGCTCGACGCGCACGGGGACAATCCGGCGAATTGGACCTTGGCGACGGGCGAGCCCGCCGACCCGGAGACACTGGCGGACCTGGCTTTTGCCTGGCGGGTATGCCGCGCCGTCAAATCGAACGCGATCGTGATCGCCGGCGGCGGCGCCACCATCGGCGTCGGCATGGGTCAGGTGAACCGCGTCGACGCCGCGCGGCTGGCCGTCGAACGCGGCGGTGACCGGGTGCGTGGCGCGGTCGCGGCCTCCGACGCGTTCTTCCCGTTCCCCGACGGACTCGAGACGCTGACCGGTGCCGGAGTGAAGGCCATCGTGCACCCGGGCGGATCGGTGCGCGACGACGAGGTGACCGCGGCCGCGGCCAACGCCGGCATCACGCTGTATCTCACCGGGGCGCGTCACTTCGCTCACTGA